The stretch of DNA CTTCATGCTTCCATAGCTTCAGTCTTTCCACAATATGAGACTGTTATTTGCTGGATTGTTAGCAGAAGTCATCACAAATTGCGCCATTTGTTGCCATGATGGAGGTTCACTGAAGAAATAAACCAAATCCATACACTTTTTTACTACTTCTGCAGTCGTCTGATATCCTCTAAGTGCCTCAGATAGAGCTGATGTTGAAGAAAAAGCACGGATGATGATCCAATCGGTAATCCAGGCGCTTCATTcgtttaaaaaatgatttcagtTCATGAAGACTTGCAGGGCAGAGGGCTAAAGTAATAAATGCAGCAATTGGGGTCCTTTGGCACTGAATGAATTTCATTAAGGAGTGTTGCAGTGTCTGATTTATAAATCATTAGCCCGTATAATATATTCCACTGTTCTTCTGTGAAAATATGATCCCAGCTGCGTTTGTTGTCCAAGTCCAAAACATAAGCTTTGGCCGTGGGAATGTTAAAGTGTGTCCATTAAATATGGAGAATCTGTAGCTTTATATCACCTCGTTCATTTACACTCTACTAGAGCAGAGGAGATTGTCTTTCTCCTACGACCGATTCTCTCGATGCAGAAGGGAGGATCTGAAAAGGAGAGCAGATAATCAGTGTTATTATAgttaatattattgttattattataattataaaatacACAATGTTTGAGTTGGTTGgttattttgtgtgtatgagtgagtcAGTGATTGTACACCCACCTGAGAGATCTACGACTGTCTTTCTCCATGTTGTTCTCAGGTCCTTCACTCTCATATGAGGCCAGATGCAGCTCTGCAACAATCGAACAAGCCTGAGTTTAATTTGTTGTCCCACTGAGTGAAAAACTGCTATCATCCACTGACAGTTGTATGATTTATATATGAGGAGATAAATGCAGTGATCTGTAAGACTGTATACTGACCATCTTCGCTGAAGACAGGTGTGGTGACGAGGTACTGGAGGATCCGGCGGTCTCTGTTGAATGGGCAAGCAACCTGACGCCAAACCAGGAACTCGCTCACTTGCTTCGCCAACTCCCACAGTTTCTGTTTAAACACAGTGACAACAATCTTAATTCATGCTaacaatactttaaaaaatgaatttgttgGCTCTTGTATATCCTCAAATAGCACTAAATCATAAAGACCATATggcataaataaaaacaaagaattcAGAGGGAGAATGTGTTGCTCTTTTTTAGCCACAAGGGGGCatcataaaataacatgaaagacAATAAGCCTCTTCTCAAAGCCTACAGTAAACTATTAGTGTAGCTGTTACATAATTCCACAGTGAATTATGAAATATTACtgattgaaaatgtgtttttaatagtgctgtctgttaatattGATGACAACAGTCAAGTCAAAAGCACAGAGCtctgttttatgtgtaattttGAACTTGAATTGTGGACCTACTTCAAAGTTGATGTGTCCATTGGGCAGCCTGCTGGCACAGCCCTCATTCAGGAAGTAGATGTCTTTGATGAGGAGACTGAAGAAAGGAATCACAATCTGGAgataaaacatgacagaaaGTTAACATTCACATTATACATCAGGGAtgtgacactttttttctttctagaACCATCCTGTGTGCTCTCTCACCTTTTCTTGGATGCTGTGCGCAGTCTCAGACCTCTGGGTGGCACCGCGGAGCGCAGTGCGGTAGTTACTGAAGTTACTGGACGGGTCCATCTGGTGCTGAatgaggtcagacagaaaagacagtcaacaaacagacacaggcTTGAAAAGTttaacagaagaaagaaatcacacacatacattaaatGCAGACAGCAGTACTGGTACCACTATAGAGACTACATATAGTGGGAGAAGATACCAGACTATCAATAGCTTATGGTGAGATAATATATTGTGATACATGTATGCAGGTTTTCTCACCTCCAAGATTTCAAACTTGTCAGTGTTGACTTTACTCCAGGTCTTCTTAAGTCTGGAAACGGGACTCATGTTCATCCCAgctgagaaacacagagagagatgtatGTTTGAAAACCTGACACTTATTGTAACAAGCTGGATCTCTTCAAGCCTCCACTAGTTCAGTTTGAACTTCCTTGAACAGATTTTTTGTTGTGAATCATTAATTAGCGTTATCCAAACTTCAGCTGTGACCTCTATTCAACTGGATTATTGGGTAATCAATCAAGAAATGGTGAGAACTACAATAGCAGCGTCGCCTACATAAACTACAAGTTGTAACAGGGTGGCTTGTGAAATTAAGAATAATGTTGATTATTGGCTTAACAAGAAGCAGTGACTCAGTTTTAAGTATTAACCTTGAGCTAATGTTGGATTTCTATTGTTTCTACTTCCTTTAACGTGTGCTGGCAGGAGTTTAAGAAGTGTAGTGATGCTGTAAGGCATTTCCCAGAGATCATCTGTCATTACTGCTGTGTAGGGGTGGGGTATGTTGTCTGCTATAAATCATCtgttgatgaaaagtgagtgtCTGTAGAATACTCACTGATGATGGCCATGAGGGAGTTGAAGTTGCCGATGTTAAAACACTCTTGAGCCACATCGATGAAGAACTCTATGATGCGCGCTCtatgtttcttcttcactggcTGAAATGAGAGAACACAATAGGAGGTGAATCAAAGACTCCTCACTCACTGGTTTTGTATTATATGTACAattttaacagacagacagagataaagagattgctgaactgttcctttaagaaCAACGTACCATACAGATCTCAGTGGCCACCAGGTAACTCAGTCTGTTGAACCAGTTTACGTAAGCCTCCAGGTTGCTGGTTTTACGCTTCCGGAAGAAACCCTGAAACACAGTCGGAGGGACAGAACACAGTCAAAACACAAGCACAGTCCACAGAATGAAAGAGATGCAATTTTCAAGGTTTTATTGGTATTTATAAATCATGTTTCTGTCAGTATCTCATTGTGTTTAGTGTTCGAtccaaacagtaaaaaatgtctGAAGACACAAGTCTCAGTCATTAAAAAGCAAACTGGTCCTGTTTGTTAGAAGTGAGAACATAAAGTGAAACATCTAGAAAAAACGTAGTGGGGAATTATGGGTAGACGACTTAAAGTCTTTTTTAAATTCCATATGGAAAAACAGTCCCAAATGTGAACGCTTACTCTTGATCTTGGAAGAATATTGTTTAAGTTTGACAAAGAAATGTTtactcaaggtccatttactagCCTTTCCTAGAGCTTTCAACCCCATTTCATGgtcttcctcatcttcctctgaacaatacaaatactgagcaAACTGTGTGTGCAGAGGAAAACCATtaaatgcagttgaaagctctgaaagAGGCAAGCAAGTGGACATTgagtttttttgtcaaactgaaaCAATATTCTTTTTGTAAGATTTTGTTTTGCAATTTGTGCGCATTGTCCGTTTTATACttgacaacaaacaacaaaaccctGACATGATTAGCTCTATGAGATTCTACATCATCAGTGtccaataaatcattttatataAAGTAATACTTAGAAACAGGCAGCTGCTAGTCTGTAATTTCCTTTGCAAATGGATCTTGAGAGCCCTCACACCCACACAACCTCTGAAACCTGCACACTGCAGTCTGTGATGTGTCTGCTGttattttcatctctttttttttttttcatctgcttttGGTTATTCTGGTTTTCTGTGAGACGGTCCGTGGTGAACCTGTTTGCCAGAGGCActtttatacaaataaacattataaaagctgtgtataaataaacttgacatCGGCCGTGATGACGTAATCCCGGAGATTCGTGGCTCTATTAAACGCTTACACAACTCTGGCAGCCCACTCTACTCCAAACTTCCCCTCTACACTTCAGGACCCCTTGCGCTGACTCAACCGCTCTTTTACACAAAGTGGATCTTATATAACTGGCACGGCACCGGTAAAGGCCGAGATGCAGCACGGCCACAAACACCGACTGAAAGCTTGTTCTCAGCAGCGCTGATTGAAAAACAACCCTTCAGCTGACTCACAGGACCACTTAGCAGGGAAAGAGCTCTTCAGACGTACGCAGAATGGCTCTTTTATACTGTGTTTGATGCAGTTTCAAAagctacattaaaaaaaaaaattcacatctATCTGCCGGGAGGATCTTTCATGTGGTTTCTAAAGCAAATTAACTTGAACTCAAGCGGACCACAAATTAGGCTCAGAGCAGAACCACCAAGACGCTAGAAATCAAAATAACTAAGAATGACTTAAAAATAACTACAAACTGGGTCTTCTCTGTATCATATCATTGATGCTGATAATTATAAACAAGTCATGTGTCTTCTTTACACACAAAACTCCTCTATGATTTGAATGATTCAGTTTCATTATGATATCTTGTTGACATCTTCGTCTCGTGTAAACAAATGCTCAATCATCTATAAATTCTGTCAATTAGTAACATGCGATACTAGAGgggaaagaaacacacaaaaatacgATAACTAACAAGGAAATTCAATAGATCCAAGATACAAGTTCAAAGTCTAATGGGATGGTGTAAAACGAATGTTGTGCGCTGTAGTGGCCAAGAGGAAGCTGAAAAAACTGTAGAGAGAGCTAATTCATGGACATTAGCTCGTTCGTTGTAAACTCAATTATACCTTATGGTTCTCAAGAGGATCCTTCATGGCGAATGTTTGGATGAACTCCTCGGGGCCGATAAAACTCAGCCTGTCCTGGAGGCAGAGAACAGGATGAAGAAAAGcataaacacaacaataacagtaaCATGTAAGAGGAAGATgacgacagaaaaaaaaaacaggaagatgagctaaaagaaaaataaagaatgatgtaGGAGACAGAGAATGAGAAAAAGGAGATGCTGGAGAGATGTCTTCATGCGCAGGGAGAGTTACGACTTTAATAAAGGgtcattacaaaaaaaaagatcacacacacaaaccagatTTGTACTCTTAAAAGTGATTTAAAGTTGCCACAAAAAATGGTATATGACTGAAAGCCCTTTCTCTTTATATAAAATGACTATATTAATAAACCTTTCTTTATGCACCAACTGCTGTAAAACAGACCACACAACGCGGTTTATGggtaaaacagtaaaaccaaGAAATAACAATCGTAAAACAAAAATTCAATAACTTAGCTGTTTAACACTTAGATGAGCGTGAACCTTAAAATGTGTTCCTAATGTtacaaaatcaacacaacacaaagtcCTGCAAGAACACTTTTCACCAGACAACTAACTAACTACAGATTCGCCTCTCAGTCTCACAATGATTACACGTTTCTATTCCCAAATCTAACTTCTTACCAGTTCAATGTGTGTGAGTTGCTGCGCGAGGATGAAGGGGTCGTCGCACACGCTCAGTACGTCGCTTCGCTGTCCGGATGCCTGTTTGCTTTTCAGGGAGGCGGGACGCTCCATCGCCACGGCGTTCAGCGCGGCCACCGCTTCCTCGTACTGGCCGAGAGCTGACAGGCGTTTGATCAGCCGCTGGGTCATCTGCTGCATGGCTCGCCACGAGTACTGGAACAATGACACAAACgcacaaaatgaaacataaacacagatttAGGCGGATGTTGGGCCGAGAGGTCAACAACATAAGTCATAGATTTGTACCCTGCAGTAGACGTTTTCTAGTTACGTCTCGCTTTCtacacatttctttgttttggattgttttaaaatgtatatacagAGGACATGACACTGACCTCGTCCCCTCGGGCCACGTGGTGCGTCATGTCCTTGAGGCAGCGCATCATCCTCTCGTCCCTGAAGTCGTAAGGAAACGTCTCCGTCCACTCGGTCAGCAGCTGCACCAGCTTAGGCGCCACCTCGCGGAAACGGATCTGAAAAACATCGtatgttaaatgtgtttgagtGCATATAATCAGAAACGTTTAATAGCATTTATGAGCAATATCTGAATCTAAATGTAATGACATTTGTTTAGGTCATTGTTCCCACTGAATGTTTTcccttcatttttatttccccaGTGTCATTTTGTATCCTCTCTGTCCGTCTGAAATGTCTTTGCTcatgaaatattcaataaatatCTCCTCCCAAAAAAGAATTACAGAGCTCTGAGTGTTTATGTCTGTGGGTGAGAGAGTGTGACAGTGTTATTATAATGGGTGTGAGGTGGTGTGGGAGCGAGAAATAATTAtacctgtgtgcatgtgtgttagtgtgtaatCTGCCCACCTTATCCAGCAGGGCGTCTCCGGACCGCTGCTGCTCCACACACAGGTGACAAACCCTCGTCATGAGCTCGTAGGGGTGCAGGAAGAGGCGCGAACTCAGCAGGAAGGTGAACACATATGACCTCtgatgatgaaaacacaaaacagctcTCAGAGATCTTTCCTCACACTGAATGAGTCTATTTACAACTAGGTAATGTGTTTATTCAAACATGCAGAGATTACACTTTGACTGGGACTTACATCAGGGTAGTAGTCCACTGTGGGAACCAGGTGCTGGATCAGCGCCTCAAGAGATGCTGAAACCAAactgttgtcatggtaacacaTCTCCCCATAGCTGGCCGTGATGCCATGTCCGTAAAGCTGGCTTTTCGGCGGAGCGGCGTTGCTCCGACAGGACTGCtcgctgccgctgctgctgctggtgtgacGGTGTGCACGGCCCGGACAGGAAGAGCTGTGCTGGCGAGGGCTGTGCTGGCGAGGGCTGTGAGGCTGCGGTGAGGAGTACGGGTTCTCCGAAACCGCGCAGCTGTTGTAATGATGCTCCTTCACACTCGAAGAACCCAAAGAGGCGCTTCGATAGGCGGTGCGAGGCTGTGGGATGTCGTAGGGGTTTTCTGCGGTAGAGTAGGCGCCGTTGTAGATGTTTTCCTTCGCGGGCTTTGCGGCGGTGCCGTTGCGGTACGGGCTGTGAGGCTGAGgatggttgttgttgttgctgtaaaGACCGCAAGAGCTGAACTTTCCAGCGTACGGGGTGGTGGGAGGCATGATGACCTggagaaaagacagaacaaaTAAGGATTGATTATTGTGTtccttcatctttttattttagttgataaatcagttaatcatctacagatgtcagaaaataatgaaaaatgtctgtccCAATTTCCCAGAGaccaaggtgatgtctttaaattgcttttgttgttcaatcaacagtccaaaactcaaatttCTTCAATATATATAACAatgtaaaagcagcaaatcttcacatatcagaagctggaaccagcaactAATAATAATGAGTTAAACACTATTAATCATTGATCCATTTTTGATTGTTGATCAATCTTCTGTCGATGGGCTTATCAATTATTTCACCAATCGTCTCAGCAGTGACATTAATTATAGTTCCATAAAAGTGAAAGTGCCATCTTTTATGTAGAACATTACAATTTCTCTCTGAACTGTCCATCTTCCAGTCAAGACAAGTGGCTCTATAAGTGACTCTGTAACCATGACTACAAATATCTCCTGTAattgtgttgttgctgttgggCTACAGGTTGACTTCTCACTCCCTGAGAATGTGGCTGATGTTTAATTCACAGGTTGTGAAAATATCTGTTAGACTTGATCACTACAAGCAAAGACTTAGACGTGTCTGTGAAAGTAATTACACTTAATCACATAATTTTACCCCTCCTCTGTTTATCCCTCTTGGCTTTGAATTGTTGTGAAATTCACTTTCCATTACAAGTTATTTGTTGACGAAGTTTCTACAAATAGGCAGATTTTTCCTCTGATTCATTGCATCTTTAATCATGTTCTTGAATTTGTTGGCAACAACGATGCCgcatgatgaagaaaaaaacaggctgACAGATGGAAGACCTCAAGAcagcaatgatttttttttttttgtcttaatggTGAGGATAATTGGATCTGAGGTAGGTAAGCTGATCCCAGATCACCACCGAGGCGTGCTTTAACTCTGGAGCCATCTTTATCCTGCTACTGTTGTCTGTCTAGGAACCACATGCCAGCGTAAATCAaaccgcacacacactcatacataccTCACACAGTgatgtacacacatgcacgtacacTGTGCCAGAAAACAAAACCCTGCAGGAATCCAGCAGACTTTTGTTTGTCCATCACAGTGCCGACAGAGGAGGGTATGCCTGAGCCAACATcttacacacacccacacacacacacacacacatacccttGTCCACTATGGCGCCTAGCCCCATGCCGGTataatccaaacacacacacatgtcacaCATAAACAAATGATGGCTcgagcgacacacacacacactttcgtATACCACAGCGCCTGGCGTCATGCCAGTGTAAGCCAGTCCAGTGCCAGCCCGTCTTCTGAACTCTGTGATCTCTGCCTGCTGTTCTCCTTCTAACTCGGTTAAAAGATTACAGTGACTTTACCTTCCTAAAGTTACAATGTGTAATCTGCATGAGCTTGGCTCTGGTGGTCAAGTTGAGATAAGAATCTACTGAGTAATATTTACTCCAGTttggatgtcttttttttcttcctccaagCCTCTGTTTGTACTCTAAGGTGACCTTATAGAcgagaaaaacacattaaaacttttaaacCAGTGGATTTTCCAGACTGAATTCCTAAAAAGCTGACCCTTTGGGTAGTTGCGGCTTCTATGCTGCAGCATTGAAATTTTTACTCTTTCTAAATCATAGGTTGGACTCCGTAAGGACAATTTAATGATGACGTTTGGGAGCATAATTTCATATTGAAAGTATTGTTTacattctctctgtctgtaaaCTCTGAAAGATTGCAGCCTTTTTACGGAGGAGTTTGATgtggtaataataatacaggAAATGGCAGAAATGTACAGTTTTGGTATAACATTGTACTGACAAAACCACAAGGATAGAGTTTCATGTGTGTTGCATTCTAcatttttaaagcctttttcctttttcctaaTGTGACACAACAGACAATACCTCCTCTGTTGACGAAGCGACACAAACTGTAGCGTGCACCACTTAAATGTCATAACCCAGTTCATCAAGAGGTTAAAACTAATCGAACTTTAGGCGGAGCTGCAGGCAAATATCATCTGTTAATGGATCTAAACCAGTGAAAACTGTTCATGCTGCTTCAAAGAGGCATGTGCACAACAACGCTATTTGGTGGTCCAAATGTCCTACTGTATGAATGTGGCCTTTGTTTGGcttttcataaaatgttttagtgtGCTATGACTGTTTGAAAGCTTTAGAGGTTTTTTTGACCCtgacaaaaataaactgatTGGGGGCGTTGCAGGTGTTCATCCATTTGTTTTACAGCTGGACAACACTTCCTTCTTGTATCCCTGCAGATTTGCAAAAGCCCCAACTTCCCTTCAGTTAGTTTGAAAgctgaaaacaaactcaatCTTTCAACCTTTTAGGCAGATTACTTTTTTCTAAGTCACATAATGTGGTTTTAAAAGGTACGCCCAGCTATGCTGAGGCCAGTTATAACAGGAGGGGGAGGACGAGGGGGAGATCTTCAACAATAGAGGTATTATCTATCCTGTCATGGCATTAACAACCACACAAAGACCCCCAGGAAGAGATCACAGCAGATCACAGCagatcagacacacacagcagctttcaCACACTCTGTTCGCTACCATCAGCCTGTACAGCATGACGCTCTGCCTCTGCCTGTACCGAGGCTAGGATCATTTTCATATCAGTCCAACCAGTAAAAAAGGCTATCTCATTCTTCTGTGAGGCGTGAACTCTTATTATACCTTGATAGATATCATAAACTGCGAGTTTGTGTGCCATAAAAccacacttttatttctcaaGTGCAATAAACATACAGGAATTTCTCTTGGTGACTTTAGTTAAGGAGCATATCGAAACTCACATATTGACATAAGGAGATATTACTACACGTGGCTGAAGGGTCAAAAGGCAGCAGCCAACCTTTGGCGCAAAGGAGACTTGAATAGACTTAAAGGTATTATGTATGAACATATACAGTGCAAAGTGGACTATATAGCAATTATGCAACATTGCATGCAAGCACACTGGAGCTAACCCAGTCATTCTAAATTGTCCTTATTCAAAGCCAATTGACCCCTGTAAGCATCTACGTGCTCTCTGACCTAATAATAGTCAGTGCTGAAACCCCCTGATGCTCAACTATAACAGGAGCTGAAGGAGACAAGATTAGTTGGAAAACAAAGactttttgtgactttttgagGCCTTTAAGCAGAGCCAGAAGCTAGAAAATACTTCAACGTTATTGTAAATCTACCCATATTGCCCATTGTATTTGAAGGTTCAGTATATAGTTTAATCAATTCCAATGATGCTCCTACTTTGAAATCCCCTTAAAACACGTCTTTTCCATCACAGATATACATGCCATTATCAGTGTTCACAACAGGGGCGCCTGTGTGGAGTTCAGCACGTAGGTTAACACAATATGGATGGCATGAGAGAAAAGAACAGGCTGGACAAATGGCGCGCGCGCCTGATAAGGGGACCTGTAAAACAATTTATCAGCTGTTCAGAGTAGTACATGCCATTGTAATGACAtgcaatatttgttttattttgttcccCGTGTACTTTGAGACTAATAAGCTACAACAGGTAAGAAGGGTGAGCAAGACAGGCATGTTAGTCTGAGGGAAACCCTTCATGGTCAGCCTTGTTCCCTACAATAAACGAGGTTAAAGTCCAGGCTGTGCTCATATCACTTACTCATGGTTTTCACAAAGCTGCACACTAAACAGTTTTACAAGAACAAAAGTTCACCCTTTAAAACAGCACAGGCATATGCAGATATCATGTAAAATGATGTCAGTAACCTGGACAcagtgtacttttactgtatttatgaaTCCAGCTGGTCTAAGAGATCCCAAAGAAATCTATTCAAATTTTATGAGCAGGAAAACCCCTGAATGTTTATTTAGCAAGTCAGGAGGATAACAAAGAGCTTGGAAAATTACAGAGTTCAAGTTCaagattgcttgttttttttattttatttggtaaTTTGAGGATGCATTTTGATTACAAGCTGTATAGTATAGCAGTCTGAAATCTGAGATTGGGTTTTTTTCCATTGCCATGAGTCTATTCCAACATGAGATACTTTCAGTTTTAGGGTCTTGCAGAAGCAGAAACAAGCCATCAAATCTAACTTCAGTCCACTTGCTTTAtagacctgtctgtctcttcttctaTTGTGTTCATACCAGTTAATAACATAGCAATAAACAGCTGAATACTGTATGAGAACCTGTATCTGTCTCTTCATACCCATAATCCTTTCTGTGTTGGGGTTGTTTTCCCTGCACTTTGTTTAAATTACGTTCTTACCACCAGACTTCAAGCGTCGTCATCACCTGACCAAAGTAACCAAACTAAAGCAGGAGGAAGGAGCCCACAGCTCAAACAAACCACTCCACTCACGGTCGAGTAAGCGTACGGGTCAGATGAGGCCTCCGGACGTTGACAAAACACCAGACGCTGAGACTCGCTGACCAGTTTTAAAACTTGCACCTGCACTTAAATCTGACGGGCAGGCACACAGAGCCGGATACAGACACCAAACTCAGATCGCCTGGAGAGATATCTGGAATACAATTCACCCACTGCGGGACCTGTTTCCATCCTTTATTCTCCTCACACACGGCATGCATTTCCTCGTGTgtaggctacacacacacagaggcacgcaagcctgacatacacacacacacacacacacacacacacacttgtcccCGTATCATCTGGTAGGCTAGTACAGTATTAACCTAGAGTCAGAAAAGATAATGACACATTATCTCCTCTGCTGTAAGGATATAATAAACCCGAGCCTGTGCATgggttttttcccctcacacgCGCACATTTGTTATTGtccacacacctacagacatgACAAACCTCTACATCACAGTACAGTAGGGAAATTTCACTCTAAGATGTGAAGGTATTCAATTTAAAGGGCAAAACAAGTGGATTAGATTGTGTTTAGACCTCGTGAAGTCCCAAATGTTGCTCCTCAGACTGCCTCTGTGTTCATTATTAAATGAGTTTAACCATTTAATTTGAGGTTTATTTAGGCAACCAAGCTTGAAAAGTAAGGGGAATTTGAGGCAGTCAGTGCAGCAAGTTAAggttgctgttggtttatatAAAAGAGGTGTTTGGCTAAAGAAAGAGATAATTAAAGCCTTTTAAAGTCTGTTTGGCTAGAAgtacacacactttctctcgttcttttttcccttttccctAGAGACTATCACAATctgttattctctctctctctctctcactcacacacacacatacacat from Thunnus albacares chromosome 18, fThuAlb1.1, whole genome shotgun sequence encodes:
- the LOC122968699 gene encoding ras-GEF domain-containing family member 1B-B-like, which produces MPPTTPYAGKFSSCGLYSNNNNHPQPHSPYRNGTAAKPAKENIYNGAYSTAENPYDIPQPRTAYRSASLGSSSVKEHHYNSCAVSENPYSSPQPHSPRQHSPRQHSSSCPGRAHRHTSSSSGSEQSCRSNAAPPKSQLYGHGITASYGEMCYHDNSLVSASLEALIQHLVPTVDYYPDRSYVFTFLLSSRLFLHPYELMTRVCHLCVEQQRSGDALLDKIRFREVAPKLVQLLTEWTETFPYDFRDERMMRCLKDMTHHVARGDEYSWRAMQQMTQRLIKRLSALGQYEEAVAALNAVAMERPASLKSKQASGQRSDVLSVCDDPFILAQQLTHIELDRLSFIGPEEFIQTFAMKDPLENHKGFFRKRKTSNLEAYVNWFNRLSYLVATEICMPVKKKHRARIIEFFIDVAQECFNIGNFNSLMAIITGMNMSPVSRLKKTWSKVNTDKFEILEHQMDPSSNFSNYRTALRGATQRSETAHSIQEKIVIPFFSLLIKDIYFLNEGCASRLPNGHINFEKLWELAKQVSEFLVWRQVACPFNRDRRILQYLVTTPVFSEDELHLASYESEGPENNMEKDSRRSLRSSLLHRENRS